GAATTACATAACAGACTgattttttgaaataaaatcatgatAAAAGAAGTTATTTGTCGTTATCGTATTACAAATTAGATCAGAAAGAAATCcaaatgtacaataaatatacatatttgtCAAGTCTTCAGTGTGTATCTACTGCAGCCTTTCCTGCCtgccattttctctctgtcatcttTTGCATTATTGCACTCAGTACGTAGCGCGTGTGTCTAAACACATGTGTCACACACCTCATCCTCTGTTTCCTCCTGGTACTGATCATCCAGATTGTCTTCCTGTTGATCGGGGTTTCCAGCCATCTAAACACATACAAAGAACAAGTTAAAATACTACCTACAGattatttctgtttattctgtCAGTTGCAGGTTGTGTgtttgcttcttcctcttccctgtTCACATCTTTCCACTGCAACCTCTAtcattttcctccatttcttccTCCCACTGTAATCTCTGCATTCGGTTTTGTTGACGCTACTTTGTTTCAcctgtctttctcctctcacTGCTCTCTCATTCTTCCCCGGCCTCATGCTCACCACCAGTTCCTCCTCCACAGCAGGTTGTTCACGGCCCGGGTGCGTGTCTACGTGCTGGGCTGGCGCTGCCggctcctctccctcctctacCCCGTCCTCTTCCTCCCCGGCGACCCTGTGTTGCGGCCGCTCGTCCTCAGCCTCCTCAAACTCATCTTCTCCCTGGTTGTTGGGGTCGTCCTCGGGGTCCAGCTCACCCTCGACAGCACCCTGCGGGAGAAGAGAAAGGGATACGACATCTGGGTTTGTAACGCCGACAGAAGAGTCAGTTGATAACATTCAGAAGAATTAACAGGCGGATGGAAAGAATCGATTCCTGGACGGACGGCTGAATGGATGTATGACATGTGAATGTTAAGTGAGCGAATGAGCTGAAAGGACAGACGGATGATGAGGACGCATGAGTCGACAGATGGAGTGAGCGGGaaaggatggatggagagaCGGTCACCTGCTGATGCGGTGGCACTCTTTGATCCActtgtttctcttcctcctcatgtAACATATGAGGatctaacaaaacaaaaacaaacacacacactatgaaGCAACTACTACTGCGGACTCCTCTAGAGgcataaaagaaacattaaatcaGAAAAGATTTTACAGTGTAATGATTTGATCTGGAATTCTGTGTGTTTCTATCTCACCTTCTTCATCATCAGTGTGACGCTCCTCTTCTCCTTGGACAATATCATTGTCAATATTTTCATACTCTGTCCTCTTCCTAATAACCACAATGAGAGTACACAGCAGTTAGAGGGGCACAGGctataaaaatatgttaataataTTCTAGTTTATCCCTAAGTGGACACATTTGTATACACGGACCCGCAGAATTTTCCCTTTAATGCTGCTTTCCTCCTAGTACAAATTTAATTAAAGCATGATGGTTTTCTGCTGGATTATGGATGTGTGTTACTGCCAGGATCTTTGAGAATAATTCATTTGTTGAGTGAATTGCTGTTTGTAGTTTGCATGAGGGGGTTTTAATTTGCTAGTGTTAATCAATGCAATGCCAGTCTCATTAAGTCAGCGGCTGCATGTGGCTATTGAACTAGTTTCAGGTCTGTTCATTTCTACTGGTTGTAGGTTGCACATTTgtcattaaatcacattttacatAATTCATCCTTCTTTGCTCATCACCTCTTTCCAGGTCTGCCTTTATATGCATTTTAAATGGGAACAGTTCTCCAgctgtataatgtataatggCTGTGTGGTTGACCTGATGTGTCATTTAACCAAGGCCAACGCTTTGTGCACTTGATTTCCTCTGATTTCCTGTAAATCTGACCTTTGGTGCTCCTCTCTCATCAGCTGCTCCCGTCTGTCGGCCTCcctgtgctgctgctcctctctctccttctcctccttcagcCTCTGCTCCCTCTCCTTCAGCACCCTCTCCCTCTGGGCCTGCAGGGCGTCCTGTCGCATCTGGATCTGCCTGCGCTCCTCGGCCCTCTGAGCCTCCAGGCGCTGCTGCTCCCGCTGCTGCTCGTAGGGCGACTTCACACGTTCCACCTGGCCGTGGGCCTCCTGATGCAGCTCCGGATGGGGACCCTTTCAGAAGACGAATGGATGCGAAAGGAAAGACGTGTTGAGCGAGGATGAGAAATTAGAGCAAATCAAATGCACCGAGTTGCTAATTTGAGACATAAACGTAGAGGTAGGTATATTTCCCTGTGGGGAAGTTTAATAGATTGAAATGGCAGCGTAAAACATAACATCATGAACAAGCTGCCATTAATCAAAGAATTAATCACTGAGGAAAGGTTGTAATGTATTCCTTTTTCCTCTGGGATTAAAACTAAATGATTAGCACTTCAATTTGTGCAGTCTCAGGTATTGAAAAGGACAGAATATTTGTTTGATGACGAGGAATAAATGCAGCTATTCTGAAACAATTCAATGACACCAATGAGTTGTTTTAATCTACGACTAAGTGTCAAGTTCTGACACTGTCCTGACGAGACCGCGCAGAGTAAAACCTGAACTACTTCTGACCGATTGCGGCTGATGTATGTGGTTGTCCAAGGCGTTTTCATCCGGCTGTTCCCCTtcgtcatcctcctcctcctgctgctgctcgtCCTGCGGTTGGTCCGGGTCCTCCTCCAGCTTCTGAGGCTGTCCTGCTTGGGCCATCTCCTCCTCCGCcagctccctcctcctctctgcctctccctctccgTCCTCCTCTTTCTCAGACAAGGTGTGCTGGGATACGGTGGGGTGAGAGTGGACATCAGACTGAGCATGTGCCTCCTTCTTTTGGTGGCCCAACTGAGAAGAAAGCAACAGTCTCATCTGAGGTGGAAATGGATTAGTTTATTCATGCTAACTGCTGAAACAACAAGCTCCCACGTTACCCTGGACTCGGTGTCCTGGTGACCTTCCTCATGGGCGGGCTCGTCTTTGTGTGGCTGCTCCAATACTATGGCCTGCTGGGTTTCATGGATATGGGACGCACCGTGTTGTGGGTGCTGGGGGCCGGGGTTTTGCGCAGACTCTCTCAGGTTGGGCGCCCTGTTCAGGGAGTCCCTGAGCTGTTTGTACTCATCCACCTGCACCTATGAGGACATACAAACAATCACAGAAGGGCTAAGATGGAAGATCATATGAATATTGTCATATGTGATGCTGGATATGCACTTGACAGTTTTTGACCctctctgccacacacacatttcagtcattgaaaggataaggctggcgataTTCTATAATTTTCTTCAAATCcaataaaaagaccaaaaccaacaataaattgcTATCATTAACTGCTATAGAGCTCCGCTTTtgttgaaaattaaaaacaaatcagtgagCCACGCTatggcactgtagtttattttcagtcagtctCACATGCAGCGTCCTGTTCCAGCAAATAATTCACTAGAACATCAATTTCTGTGGCAAGAAGTCCCCCCAAAAAATACACTATTCACTCCTGTTTGAGTGATGTCTGTGAACAACAACAATGCTCAGCAGGTAAAGGAAATTCCCTCAAATTAAACATATGTTCttgacttgttttaaaagatttacatcttcagtaaaAACTAAAAGGCTTGGGTCTGAGTGCCACACATCCAAAAAAAACCTGTTCAAAGGGTGCTGGACATTTCAATCCTTACCAAAAAATGTTCCATACCCAGCCCTAGCAATAGATGAACATATGTTattaaatgtgagaaaatgcCAATTAAAATGTCTTCTAATGTGTGGTGAGAATAAGACAACTATTACGCCACTGTTATTATTCAGCCTGCATTAGGAAGTGACACAGCAATTATTACAAACTGCTATACAGCTAGATCTTAAATCTTCACTAATTCAACTGCATTTGAAAGGACATGATTTATTTAGCAGAAAATCTTAACACTTGCCTATTTCCTGAGATGacaaagacacttttttttttttttttttttttacacaaactgGCCAGTaaaacatcaaatgataacacacaaacatattttctaaTCAGACCGGGGGGTTAAAttcctctctttttgtctcactCCAGTCCCTCCATTATATCTTTCTGGATGATTGGCTGCAATGTGCTTTAGATGTACTGCTCTGACAGCCCTGACTAAACCAAACCCCCTGGAGTGAaggaaagagtgtgtgtgtgtgtgtgtgtgtgtgtgtgtgtgtgtgtgtgtcattcaaCCAGAAACACTGATGGAAAGCAAGGCAGGCTTTAAAACAAATTAGcaaatgcagacagacagaaagagagagagggagagagagagaatatccATCAGTGCAGACGAACAGAAGCGAAGCGTTTCAAACAAATCAGCAGAGTACTGTATATTCAATAAACCATTCAGACATTTCAAAGGTCACTCTCAAGGAGAAACAACAACGTCTGATCTAATTATCCAAAAAGCAAGCAACACCTCAGGCATCTTTGTTTCTCCTGTAGTGGGGATTATACAGTCTACAATAAACAGTTTTACTTCTTTATTGGGCAGGTTAAAGTAAAGACTTTAGCATCTTAACTGCAGCATTTACATTACTGCAGAGAAAACATCAGGAATTACCTTTAATATAATCTATATGATGTCTTTGCCCATTAATCACTCATCAGTTTTGACAAATAAAGGTATATTCATTCAGATTAGTGATACATAGTGATAGTGATAGAAAAACCAGAACCTCCTGATCACCTGGTCCATTCTCTCCAATTAATACCGTCCTAATGTCTGTAAATCTCTAGTCTCTCCATCAACTAGAAGTCAAATTATATCCTAAAGCCTTTCAATACTCcaggaaatacatttttcaatgcttgaaaagaaaaaattgtGGCCAATTGTGACCTGTGATGCAGCGATTCAGCATCAATCAGCTGTTGTATTCAGTGAATGCAGTTCAGAGTGGGACTGCATCTTTATGCTGGTGTCCTACCTGAGCTGCAGCCAGCGCACTCTTGTGGTCTTCCAGTGTCAGTACGAGCTGGTCGTGGGTTGACTTCAGGTCCTGATGCTGAACCTGAACACACAAGTGTGACCAAAGATATGCGATTAACTGTTCACGTTTATGTtgttatgtatgtttatgttactgcccagaacattttatttaaagtgatttCTAAATGAAGACACTGAGCACTTTACAAAAAGTGTTTCTCCATttcactgaaacattttaattaatcattcaatcaatcaataattgGAAATATCTCAATATACATACTGTGATATTTGCAATAAAaagatcaatttaaaaaaattaattgctgacaggttttttttgcatgcaCTTGTTAGATAGctcatcattttgtgtttcttcatactttttaaaaacaaaacaaaagaaagtcTTTATTTGGCAGACATGTGtgacacagaaatgaaaaaataattgaaaagaAAAGGTCTCTTCTCACCCGTGCATCCTGTagctgtgtgtgaatgtcatGGTGGGCTTTCCTCAGTTGTTTGTTCTCCTCTCTTAGGTTATATACACTGTCTGCAGTTACAAACAGCATGCACGTTAACACAAAGAGTGAACATTAACAGAAACCAGATCAATCAAGAAAATTACTCTTctgttaagtgtttttaaatgtaataaatatttttaagttACTTTTTTATCCTCATGATGTTTTATGTGGTTCCACTTGTCGGTTCTGTTCAAAGTACTGAACGTGACATCATCGATCTTAAAAATTTAATTAATCAGCTTGAGGTTAATATTACAAGGTGGAATCAATTGCTGATAACACTTTGGGAGAGAATGAATATTgtaaaaaattatgattttatgaAAAGTTAATTACATGCTTAGAATGATACCTGAAACTATATCAAAGAGTTGCTTTGAAAAGCTTCATAAAATGATTTCTGCATTTGTGTGAGGTGGGAAGAAAGCACGCTGTTcctttaaaagtcttaaaacacCTGGAAATAATGGGGGCTTTAATATGCTAAATTTCTACTTTCATTATTTACTCTTTGGGTCACTTCAAATTATTGATTAGTTTAGCATGAAGAAAAAAGATTGGGCTGTCTTTGAACAGGATATAATGAGTGGTCTAGGCGTGTCCctaaaaaaatgacttcataCTGTCTCGTGTCCAAAGATGGATCTGGAATCACCAGTGATaacttcatttaaaatcatacaAATATATGATAAGTTCCTCTCTTTTAAACCTTTGCCTATGTGGCTTAATCCCACATACAaagtaaatgataaaacatgaaattGGGAGATTTGGAAACAAGCAGAAATTGAACATATAAAAGACATAATGAAGGATGGGAGGATATACGGAAGGAGATTTGTCTAAAAAGGAATTCCTGAATTATGCAAGTCTTCAAAACATTAAGAAATCTACTTCTTTTAATAATCttagaaaacaaatatttgaatgtgGTGCGATATGAATGATAATaaggaaaagaataaaaaatgaaaaacataatgCTCTTAACAAATATGCAGATCAGTGGGTACTGGATTAACAGGTACGTGCAGATGAACTGGACTGGAATTCTATTTGGTACAATAGAAAATGTCCATTTAGACCAGTAGATAATAAGTTGATGCAATATAAAATCCTTACTAGACTGTATTGTACACCTGAAAAAATAGTGAAGATGAACAAACATGCTTGAAGAAAATAGGAACATTGTTCACTTAGTGTGGGATTGTGAGAGGATACGTAGGCTTTGGAATTTAGTATTACAGGATATTCTTAATTATCTGAGTATAAAGTGCCCTCAAACCCGGTTACATGCATCCTGGGagatcttattattattataattatgatCTCTctttaccttgcgaggcagctggattcgcaagatcacgCCATCACAAGATCACGCGACGAGATTCATCTTgacaggcttcaagttatgcacttgTGTCGTCCAATGAGGATTCTcgtgtgatcttgtgaatccaaACTGTCTCACAAGGTACGGCGGTGATAGACGGTGATGGACAGATGGTTCAttcaatcacctgccaagtattttttttgaaagtgcctgcccttttccaaacagtctccaaggacgacttctcagatggtgctgtgtaacaaaccatctggtgcatcAGGTTAGATCTCTCTGGCTGTTGTTTCTCATTTTGAGTTTTATTACCAAAAAAGTAAGACTCAAAACATGAGTTGAAAGTAATGTGCCATCCATTCAGAATCGGGTTAATGAGGCTATAAAGCAAATTAAGATGGAAAAAATGGTACATAGCTTAGACAACAGGTTAGGTGAATACCAGAGGATGTGGGTCAGGCAGGAACATTCAATGAATTCCTTTCTTTGTCTTAATGTTGAATGGACAAccattatttaattttttgcaCCTtagactttttcctttttctccttttatgaTGTCTGTTCATTTCTGTAAAGTTGATCTTGATGTGTAGGTCTTGAATTAGGAAAATTAAGGAAATTAAGGAAAAATGCTTGTATTACAGGTCAGTTTCAACCACATAATGAATgatgaaatataacaaaactATTTTCTAATAGATGTAAAAATCTGCACATAAAGCTCTTAGCCTTCAGACATGCAGTATTTTATGAAGTCAGAAGATGGAGACAAAGTAACAGTGTTCACACTACATAAAGCTATAAACTGTATTAATCTactatgtatatgtgtgtaatcGAGTGATGCTTAAACACAGTACAAactgtgcatgtatgcatgtcttcatttatccatAGAGaggaaaaagctgaaaaagaaatgctgcaaaataaatactcgtcataaatgtaaatgtgttcgTACCTTTGAGCTGGGAGACTTCCACGTCTTTGGCTCGCTGCATTTTATCGAAGCGATCTCTGTGTTCATTCAGGAGCCGGTTGTGATCCTCGCCCTGGGCTTGATGCTGTTCATGCAACTCGTAATACTGCTTCTTCAGGTCCTCATGCTGGttctgaaagagaagaaagactGATGCCATCGTAtggtttgctttgttttgtctttgtataAAAATCATTATCAAACAACAACTAAAAACCTACAGGATAAGCTcgagtgtgtgtctgcatgtgtcgGGATTAAACTGATTCATACCTTTAGCATCTGATGCTGCACTTGTAAAGAGTTGAATCTGCTGTTGGAGTCTTGCTGTGTGGGCATAAAAACAAAGGTTACAAAGGCACCTAAAAGCTGATGTCTTTGTTGTCCAGGCTTACTgttattgtgacaacagatacTGGTGAACAGATTAATTACAGCTGGTAGCAGCAGTATTTGCACAGTACTTTCCAGAACTCAACAAAGGTAACGCCACAAAGTACTtctcaaacatttaaaaaaagtaatgCAAACAGATAATTTGATAAGGGACAGATTAAACAATCTATAAAATAATGTTATATAAAGTACATAttttaaagatgattctgaATCACAGTAGAGTCATAGTGAGTTATGTGAAACAAACATACCTTCTCCTTGTTCAGTGACTGTTGTGCTTCCAGTTTATAAACCAGATAATCTATAAAACAGAGACCACACAGAtaaatcttatttatttttttttacaaaatgaagaTAATTCcccaaattaaataaatgaaaattataGTAAACTTaggaaatgtattgtttttttattaagaaAAAGTGCAACACCATGACAATAACTTAGGGTTCATACAGATGTCCCTTTAACtcagatgtacagtacatctgtTGTTGCAtaactaatatttttttttccccctagaCATTGGGGTCCCTGTGTCAGTATGAGATACAAATTTCCCGAAGCTCCTCTGAATGCAGAAATTGAACGTACATGTTAGTTTTCTCACCTTCTTTGGCCTTTTTGTGCTCTAACCTCTCCTTCTGAAGAGACTTCTCCAACCTGGAGCGATGCTCATACACCACTGAACATATAAAGCGCAGATggaaagagggaaggagaggggaTAAATTGAGGGatggtgacagagagagagagagaacacagagGGTTAGTGAGCGGTTTGAACTCTCTTGGGACCAGGTGGAAGGTAAACTAAACAGAAAGACTGCTGTAATATAAATATGTACGCTGCAGAAAACATGAACTCACAAACGCttcaacattcattttttataaaaggcagacagagaggatgTGCATTTTTATAGCCGACATATAAGCTAAACATGATATTTATTCAACTACGGTAGGCTGTGATCTTGGGAAATGACAGCTCCTCAAtcagcagacagctgcagcATTCCTCACAAGACTGGTGGTCCGAAGG
This is a stretch of genomic DNA from Thunnus albacares chromosome 6, fThuAlb1.1, whole genome shotgun sequence. It encodes these proteins:
- the golim4a gene encoding Golgi integral membrane protein 4a isoform X1, with the translated sequence MGNGVCSRRQRRIFQCLLLVTVVCGMMYGGMISYEIHKQLKRTEAMALKYQQHQESLSAQLQVVYEHRSRLEKSLQKERLEHKKAKEDYLVYKLEAQQSLNKEKQDSNSRFNSLQVQHQMLKNQHEDLKKQYYELHEQHQAQGEDHNRLLNEHRDRFDKMQRAKDVEVSQLKDSVYNLREENKQLRKAHHDIHTQLQDARVQHQDLKSTHDQLVLTLEDHKSALAAAQVQVDEYKQLRDSLNRAPNLRESAQNPGPQHPQHGASHIHETQQAIVLEQPHKDEPAHEEGHQDTESRLGHQKKEAHAQSDVHSHPTVSQHTLSEKEEDGEGEAERRRELAEEEMAQAGQPQKLEEDPDQPQDEQQQEEEDDEGEQPDENALDNHIHQPQSGPHPELHQEAHGQVERVKSPYEQQREQQRLEAQRAEERRQIQMRQDALQAQRERVLKEREQRLKEEKEREEQQHREADRREQLMREEHQRKRTEYENIDNDIVQGEEERHTDDEEDPHMLHEEEEKQVDQRVPPHQQGAVEGELDPEDDPNNQGEDEFEEAEDERPQHRVAGEEEDGVEEGEEPAAPAQHVDTHPGREQPAVEEELVVSMRPGKNERAVRGERQMAGNPDQQEDNLDDQYQEETEDEAQEDIAGGQKREEDVEEEGEDPYNEENIEQDEAKNQEGPRKDEDRRNQGENNEDENYEEEEDEVEDDRAGRDKGANRRAEM
- the golim4a gene encoding Golgi integral membrane protein 4a isoform X4, producing the protein MGNGVCSRRQRRIFQCLLLVTVVCGMMYGGMISYEIHKQLKRTEAMALKYQQHQESLSAQLQVVYEHRSRLEKSLQKERLEHKKAKEDYLVYKLEAQQSLNKEKQDSNSRFNSLQVQHQMLKNQHEDLKKQYYELHEQHQAQGEDHNRLLNEHRDRFDKMQRAKDVEVSQLKDSVYNLREENKQLRKAHHDIHTQLQDARVQHQDLKSTHDQLVLTLEDHKSALAAAQVQVDEYKQLRDSLNRAPNLRESAQNPGPQHPQHGASHIHETQQAIVLEQPHKDEPAHEEGHQDTESRLGHQKKEAHAQSDVHSHPTVSQHTLSEKEEDGEGEAERRRELAEEEMAQAGQPQKLEEDPDQPQDEQQQEEEDDEGEQPDENALDNHIHQPQSGPHPELHQEAHGQVERVKSPYEQQREQQRLEAQRAEERRQIQMRQDALQAQRERVLKEREQRLKEEKEREEQQHREADRREQLMREEHQRKRTEYENIDNDIVQGEEERHTDDEEDPHMLHEEEEKQVDQRVPPHQQGAVEGELDPEDDPNNQGEDEFEEAEDERPQHRVAGEEEDGVEEGEEPAAPAQHVDTHPGREQPAVEEELVMAGNPDQQEDNLDDQYQEETEDEDEAKNQEGPRKDEDRRNQGENNEDENYEEEEDEVEDDRAGRDKGANRRAEM
- the golim4a gene encoding Golgi integral membrane protein 4a isoform X2 — its product is MGNGVCSRRQRRIFQCLLLVTVVCGMMYGGMISYEIHKQLKRTEAMALKYQQHQESLSAQLQVVYEHRSRLEKSLQKERLEHKKAKEDYLVYKLEAQQSLNKEKQDSNSRFNSLQVQHQMLKNQHEDLKKQYYELHEQHQAQGEDHNRLLNEHRDRFDKMQRAKDVEVSQLKDSVYNLREENKQLRKAHHDIHTQLQDARVQHQDLKSTHDQLVLTLEDHKSALAAAQVQVDEYKQLRDSLNRAPNLRESAQNPGPQHPQHGASHIHETQQAIVLEQPHKDEPAHEEGHQDTESRLGHQKKEAHAQSDVHSHPTVSQHTLSEKEEDGEGEAERRRELAEEEMAQAGQPQKLEEDPDQPQDEQQQEEEDDEGEQPDENALDNHIHQPQSGPHPELHQEAHGQVERVKSPYEQQREQQRLEAQRAEERRQIQMRQDALQAQRERVLKEREQRLKEEKEREEQQHREADRREQLMREEHQRKRTEYENIDNDIVQGEEERHTDDEEDPHMLHEEEEKQVDQRVPPHQQGAVEGELDPEDDPNNQGEDEFEEAEDERPQHRVAGEEEDGVEEGEEPAAPAQHVDTHPGREQPAVEEELVMAGNPDQQEDNLDDQYQEETEDEAQEDIAGGQKREEDVEEEGEDPYNEENIEQDEAKNQEGPRKDEDRRNQGENNEDENYEEEEDEVEDDRAGRDKGANRRAEM
- the golim4a gene encoding Golgi integral membrane protein 4a isoform X3, giving the protein MGNGVCSRRQRRIFQCLLLVTVVCGMMYGGMISYEIHKQLKRTEAMALKYQQHQESLSAQLQVVYEHRSRLEKSLQKERLEHKKAKEDYLVYKLEAQQSLNKEKQDSNSRFNSLQVQHQMLKNQHEDLKKQYYELHEQHQAQGEDHNRLLNEHRDRFDKMQRAKDVEVSQLKDSVYNLREENKQLRKAHHDIHTQLQDARVQHQDLKSTHDQLVLTLEDHKSALAAAQVQVDEYKQLRDSLNRAPNLRESAQNPGPQHPQHGASHIHETQQAIVLEQPHKDEPAHEEGHQDTESRLGHQKKEAHAQSDVHSHPTVSQHTLSEKEEDGEGEAERRRELAEEEMAQAGQPQKLEEDPDQPQDEQQQEEEDDEGEQPDENALDNHIHQPQSGPHPELHQEAHGQVERVKSPYEQQREQQRLEAQRAEERRQIQMRQDALQAQRERVLKEREQRLKEEKEREEQQHREADRREQLMREEHQRKRTEYENIDNDIVQGEEERHTDDEEDPHMLHEEEEKQVDQRVPPHQQGAVEGELDPEDDPNNQGEDEFEEAEDERPQHRVAGEEEDGVEEGEEPAAPAQHVDTHPGREQPAVEEELVVSMRPGKNERAVRGERQMAGNPDQQEDNLDDQYQEETEDEDEAKNQEGPRKDEDRRNQGENNEDENYEEEEDEVEDDRAGRDKGANRRAEM